GAGAACATGACAGTAGGGGCCACTGTCTCCCGGGTGGTCAAAACCGGCGTTTCGAATTCAGCGGCGTAGGCATCCCTGCCAACCAGGCATCCGCGTACGCAGTCTCAGGGCGAAGGCCCGCTCCACCTGTATGGAACCGGTGCGCTTGCGCCTAGTGGATAGTCGACGCGCATTGTGGATAGCGCCCACGTGTCCCACGTCACTACGTTGGTTATACCTATACCGCTCAACTAACCATGGGCAAACTTTTTAAGGAAGATTCATGACACAACGCGAGGCCTTGCCTCCTGCAGCAACTATCACCGGAGAGGATGGCATGATTCCTTCTTCGACTTCTGCACCTCGACGCACTCTGCGATCCATCGACATATTCTTCCTCGTCGTCGCGGCCGCCGCCCCACTGGCCGGGGTTGTAGGCAACGGAGCGCTAGGAGTCCTGCTAGGCAACGGTGCGGGCATGCCGAGCTCCTACCTGATCGCAGGGCTAATCCTTGTCCTCTTCTCGGTGGGTTTCGTGCGGATGAGCCCGCATGTCCGCGGTGGGGGAGCGTTCTACGTCTACGTACGGCGTGGCCTTGGGGCAACGGCAGGGTTGGCCGCAGCGTTTGTGGCTATCGTCGTTTACACCGTGATGGTCGTGGGCAGTGCCGCAGGATTCGGTTTTTTCGCCAATGTATTTTTCGTGGACAATCTCGGAATCGATATTCCGTGGTACGCATGGTCAGGATTTGCATTATTGCTCGTCGCAATCGTTGGCTATCGCGAGATATCCATGGGGGCCCGCGTCCTGGCAGTATTCCTCACCTTAGAGGTGCTCATCTTGATTGCATTGATTGTCGGCGTCCTCGTGCACGGCGGTAGCTCGGGCATCACCACAGAGTCGTTTATGCCCCCAACAGTGCTCAGCGGGTCGGTGGGAATCGGTTTGATGTTCGCATTTGCATCATTTCTCGGATTCGAATCAGCCGGAATCTACAGTGAAGAGGCACTCAATGGACAGCGAACGGTTCGTCGCGCCCTCATTTCCGCAGTGATCTTCATCGCTATATTCTACACAATCGCAAT
This genomic window from Arthrobacter sp. 24S4-2 contains:
- a CDS encoding APC family permease, producing the protein MTQREALPPAATITGEDGMIPSSTSAPRRTLRSIDIFFLVVAAAAPLAGVVGNGALGVLLGNGAGMPSSYLIAGLILVLFSVGFVRMSPHVRGGGAFYVYVRRGLGATAGLAAAFVAIVVYTVMVVGSAAGFGFFANVFFVDNLGIDIPWYAWSGFALLLVAIVGYREISMGARVLAVFLTLEVLILIALIVGVLVHGGSSGITTESFMPPTVLSGSVGIGLMFAFASFLGFESAGIYSEEALNGQRTVRRALISAVIFIAIFYTIAMWSVVIAFGADGIVAAAAENPGTLVFRAFAKFTNPVLTTAVQGLMVTSALAATIALHNAASRYLFALAREGMLHRKLGQIHRRLNSPHVASLAVTVVTVTLLALFAIGNADPLLTVLSSTFGLATLGIILLQAATSVSVVVYFSRRKEEPGGLLWTLLIASIAAVSLVAVAALVVANYSILTGDLGALNLAPWLLLIAALAGLVVVRLRPKSNTESAA